One genomic segment of Suricata suricatta isolate VVHF042 chromosome 16, meerkat_22Aug2017_6uvM2_HiC, whole genome shotgun sequence includes these proteins:
- the LOC115280512 gene encoding sialic acid-binding Ig-like lectin 14 isoform X2, which yields MDMVPLLLLPLLWGGSLQEDQEYQLQVQESVTVQEGLCVHVRCSFSYPWSPWFSRKMLYIYWFQGGDTPNNRRLVATNNPQRPVSPDTQGRLYLTGDPWAEDCSLRIGDARRSDEGVYYFRVERGEEVKYTYTDTPLTLRVTALTQDPDIHVSEPLKSGWPAQLTCSLLGSCEGGRPLTFSWAGAALDSLDPEALHSSVLTFTPRPQDHGTNLTCQVQLPGAQVTVERTIWLNVSYAPHNLTISIFFSNDTVQKTLCNGMSLLVLEGQFLRLVCRAASNPPAVMSWSQEGRALRPAQPSAPGVLELPHVGPGDEGEFTCQAQHPLGSQHISCSLSVQRSPCSCNSVTQKQEGSWPVVLTLLRGALMGSGFLLTYGLTWIYYTSVPRGV from the exons ATGGACATGGTGCCCCTACTGCTGCTGCCCCTGCTGTGGGGGG GGTCCCTGCAGGAGGATCAGGAGTACCAGCTCCAAGTGCAGGAATCCGTGACCGTGCAGGAGGGTCTGTGTGTCCATGTGCGCTGCTCCTTCTCCTACCCCTGGAGCCCATGGTTTTCCAGGAAGATGCTCTACATATACTGGTTCCAGGGTGGGGACACCCCAAATAACCGTCGACTGGTGGCTACAAACAACCCACAGAGACCAGTGAGTCCAGACACCCAGGGCCGACTCTACCTCACTGGGGACCCCTGGGCCGAGGACTGCTCCCTGAGAATCGGAGACGCCAGGAGGAGCGACGAGGGAGTCTACTACTTCCgagtggagagaggagaagaagtgAAATATACCTACACAGATACACCGCTGACTCTTCGGGTGACAG CCCTGACCCAGGACCCCGACATCCACGTCTCAGAGCCCCTGAAGTCTGGCTGGCCCGCACAGCTGACCTGCAGCCTGCTGGGGTCCTGCGAAGGGGGAAGACCTCTCACATTCTCCTGGGCGGGGGCTGCCCTGGACTCGCTGGACCCTGAGGCCCTGCACTCCTCGGTGCTGACCTTCACCCCGAGGCCCCAGGACCATGGCACCAACCTCACCTGTCAAGTGCAACTGCCAGGAGCCCAGGTTACCGTGGAAAGAACCATCTGGCTCAATGTCTCCT ATGCTCCTCACAACCTCACCATCAGCATCTTCTTCAGCAATGACACAG TGCAGAAGACCCTGTGCAACGGGATGTCGCTGCTGGTCCTGGAGGGCCAGTTCCTGCGACTGGTCTGCAGGGCTGCCAGCAACCCCCCTGCAGTGATGAGCTGGTCCCAGGAGGGGAGGGCCCTGCGCCCCGCCCAGCCCTCAGCACCCGGCGTCCTGGAGCTGCCCCACGTAGGGCCTGGAGACGAAGGGGAATTCACCTGCCAGGCTCAGCACCCGCTGGGCTCCCAACACATTTCCTGTAGCCTCTCTGTGCAAA gaAGCCCCTGTTCCTGCAACAGTGTGACCCAGAAGCAAGAGGGCTCGTGGCCCGTGGTCCTCACCCTGCTCAGAGGGGCCCTCATGGGGTCTGGCTTCCTCCTCACCTATGGGCTCACCTGGATCTACTACACCAG TGTGCCCCGAGGAGTGTAA
- the LOC115280512 gene encoding sialic acid-binding Ig-like lectin 14 isoform X1 produces the protein MDMVPLLLLPLLWGGSLQEDQEYQLQVQESVTVQEGLCVHVRCSFSYPWSPWFSRKMLYIYWFQGGDTPNNRRLVATNNPQRPVSPDTQGRLYLTGDPWAEDCSLRIGDARRSDEGVYYFRVERGEEVKYTYTDTPLTLRVTALTQDPDIHVSEPLKSGWPAQLTCSLLGSCEGGRPLTFSWAGAALDSLDPEALHSSVLTFTPRPQDHGTNLTCQVQLPGAQVTVERTIWLNVSYAPHNLTISIFFSNDTVQKTLCNGMSLLVLEGQFLRLVCRAASNPPAVMSWSQEGRALRPAQPSAPGVLELPHVGPGDEGEFTCQAQHPLGSQHISCSLSVQRSPCSCNSVTQKQEGSWPVVLTLLRGALMGSGFLLTYGLTWIYYTRCGGRQGAGLSPD, from the exons ATGGACATGGTGCCCCTACTGCTGCTGCCCCTGCTGTGGGGGG GGTCCCTGCAGGAGGATCAGGAGTACCAGCTCCAAGTGCAGGAATCCGTGACCGTGCAGGAGGGTCTGTGTGTCCATGTGCGCTGCTCCTTCTCCTACCCCTGGAGCCCATGGTTTTCCAGGAAGATGCTCTACATATACTGGTTCCAGGGTGGGGACACCCCAAATAACCGTCGACTGGTGGCTACAAACAACCCACAGAGACCAGTGAGTCCAGACACCCAGGGCCGACTCTACCTCACTGGGGACCCCTGGGCCGAGGACTGCTCCCTGAGAATCGGAGACGCCAGGAGGAGCGACGAGGGAGTCTACTACTTCCgagtggagagaggagaagaagtgAAATATACCTACACAGATACACCGCTGACTCTTCGGGTGACAG CCCTGACCCAGGACCCCGACATCCACGTCTCAGAGCCCCTGAAGTCTGGCTGGCCCGCACAGCTGACCTGCAGCCTGCTGGGGTCCTGCGAAGGGGGAAGACCTCTCACATTCTCCTGGGCGGGGGCTGCCCTGGACTCGCTGGACCCTGAGGCCCTGCACTCCTCGGTGCTGACCTTCACCCCGAGGCCCCAGGACCATGGCACCAACCTCACCTGTCAAGTGCAACTGCCAGGAGCCCAGGTTACCGTGGAAAGAACCATCTGGCTCAATGTCTCCT ATGCTCCTCACAACCTCACCATCAGCATCTTCTTCAGCAATGACACAG TGCAGAAGACCCTGTGCAACGGGATGTCGCTGCTGGTCCTGGAGGGCCAGTTCCTGCGACTGGTCTGCAGGGCTGCCAGCAACCCCCCTGCAGTGATGAGCTGGTCCCAGGAGGGGAGGGCCCTGCGCCCCGCCCAGCCCTCAGCACCCGGCGTCCTGGAGCTGCCCCACGTAGGGCCTGGAGACGAAGGGGAATTCACCTGCCAGGCTCAGCACCCGCTGGGCTCCCAACACATTTCCTGTAGCCTCTCTGTGCAAA gaAGCCCCTGTTCCTGCAACAGTGTGACCCAGAAGCAAGAGGGCTCGTGGCCCGTGGTCCTCACCCTGCTCAGAGGGGCCCTCATGGGGTCTGGCTTCCTCCTCACCTATGGGCTCACCTGGATCTACTACACCAG GTGTGGAGGCCgccagggggcagggctgagTCCAGACTGA
- the LOC115280512 gene encoding sialic acid-binding Ig-like lectin 14 isoform X3, producing MDMVPLLLLPLLWGGSLQEDQEYQLQVQESVTVQEGLCVHVRCSFSYPWSPWFSRKMLYIYWFQGGDTPNNRRLVATNNPQRPVSPDTQGRLYLTGDPWAEDCSLRIGDARRSDEGVYYFRVERGEEVKYTYTDTPLTLRVTALTQDPDIHVSEPLKSGWPAQLTCSLLGSCEGGRPLTFSWAGAALDSLDPEALHSSVLTFTPRPQDHGTNLTCQVQLPGAQVTVERTIWLNVSYAPHNLTISIFFSNDTVQKTLCNGMSLLVLEGQFLRLVCRAASNPPAVMSWSQEGRALRPAQPSAPGVLELPHVGPGDEGEFTCQAQHPLGSQHISCSLSVQRSPCSCNSVTQKQEGSWPVVLTLLRGALMGSGFLLTYGLTWIYYTR from the exons ATGGACATGGTGCCCCTACTGCTGCTGCCCCTGCTGTGGGGGG GGTCCCTGCAGGAGGATCAGGAGTACCAGCTCCAAGTGCAGGAATCCGTGACCGTGCAGGAGGGTCTGTGTGTCCATGTGCGCTGCTCCTTCTCCTACCCCTGGAGCCCATGGTTTTCCAGGAAGATGCTCTACATATACTGGTTCCAGGGTGGGGACACCCCAAATAACCGTCGACTGGTGGCTACAAACAACCCACAGAGACCAGTGAGTCCAGACACCCAGGGCCGACTCTACCTCACTGGGGACCCCTGGGCCGAGGACTGCTCCCTGAGAATCGGAGACGCCAGGAGGAGCGACGAGGGAGTCTACTACTTCCgagtggagagaggagaagaagtgAAATATACCTACACAGATACACCGCTGACTCTTCGGGTGACAG CCCTGACCCAGGACCCCGACATCCACGTCTCAGAGCCCCTGAAGTCTGGCTGGCCCGCACAGCTGACCTGCAGCCTGCTGGGGTCCTGCGAAGGGGGAAGACCTCTCACATTCTCCTGGGCGGGGGCTGCCCTGGACTCGCTGGACCCTGAGGCCCTGCACTCCTCGGTGCTGACCTTCACCCCGAGGCCCCAGGACCATGGCACCAACCTCACCTGTCAAGTGCAACTGCCAGGAGCCCAGGTTACCGTGGAAAGAACCATCTGGCTCAATGTCTCCT ATGCTCCTCACAACCTCACCATCAGCATCTTCTTCAGCAATGACACAG TGCAGAAGACCCTGTGCAACGGGATGTCGCTGCTGGTCCTGGAGGGCCAGTTCCTGCGACTGGTCTGCAGGGCTGCCAGCAACCCCCCTGCAGTGATGAGCTGGTCCCAGGAGGGGAGGGCCCTGCGCCCCGCCCAGCCCTCAGCACCCGGCGTCCTGGAGCTGCCCCACGTAGGGCCTGGAGACGAAGGGGAATTCACCTGCCAGGCTCAGCACCCGCTGGGCTCCCAACACATTTCCTGTAGCCTCTCTGTGCAAA gaAGCCCCTGTTCCTGCAACAGTGTGACCCAGAAGCAAGAGGGCTCGTGGCCCGTGGTCCTCACCCTGCTCAGAGGGGCCCTCATGGGGTCTGGCTTCCTCCTCACCTATGGGCTCACCTGGATCTACTACACCAGGTGA